In a genomic window of Lycium ferocissimum isolate CSIRO_LF1 chromosome 9, AGI_CSIRO_Lferr_CH_V1, whole genome shotgun sequence:
- the LOC132029800 gene encoding E3 ubiquitin-protein ligase At1g12760 isoform X2, which produces MAISSIGLHRKSQTNQFQLLMEQADSRSNNEHVIDITSSSDPSSSSNPHDRPVNNVLHEQAEHPPSTSTAVPVSQHAFSSANRSNLRNSSFVRRGNGRRHRSPLNSMLWISIELVLTLSQIIAAIAVLAISRDEHPRAPLSQWIIGYASGCVAILPLLYWRFRHRNQNSDQDSSQQQQISSQTEVSVRSSSSTRSSEGEGRQTTGTASTGGQSSGLRSRRLKALVEYFKMALDCFFAVWFVVGNVWIFGGHSSSSEAPNLYRLCIVFLTFSCIGYAMPFILCATICCCLPCIISVMGFREDLTQNKGATPESINALPIYKFKIKKNKSGNKEAAEGGVVAAGTEKERVISGEDAKRVGWQRNC; this is translated from the exons ATGGCCATTTCCTCAATAGGGCTACACAGGAAAAGCCAAACTAAccagtttcaattattaatggAGCAAGCAGATAGCCGTAGCAACAATGAGCATGTTATTGACATAACGAGTAGCAGTGATCCATCCTCATCAAGCAACCCCCATGATAGACCAGTCAATAATGTGCTGCATGAACAAGCTGAACATCCGCCATCAACAAGCACAGCAGTTCCCGTCTCCCAACATGCATTTTCTTCTGCTAATAGATCAAACTTGAGGAACTCATCATTTGTTCGAAGAGGAAATGGGCGCCGCCATCGGAGTCCTCTTAATTCCATGCTATGGATATCCATCGAACTAGTCTTGACATTAAGCCAAATAATTGCAGCAATTGCAGTGTTGGCCATATCGAGGGATGAGCACCCACGTGCTCCTCTATCCCAATGGATCATTGGTTATGCATCTGGGTGTGTAGCAATCCTCCCTCTTCTCTATTGGCGTTTTCGTCACAGAAATCAGAATTCAGATCAGGATTCATCTCAGCAGCAACAGATTTCTTCTCAGACTGAAGTCTCGGTCAGATCTTCCTCAAGTACAAGGAGTTCAGAAGGCGAAGGTCGTCAGACAACTGGTACAGCTTCTACAGGTGGTCAAAGTAGTGGACTACGGAGCAGAAG GCTAAAGGCACTTGTTGAGTACTTCAAAATGGCACTAGATTGTTTTTTTGCAGTGTGGTTTGTGGTTGGCAATGTCTGGATATTTGGCGGACACTCTTCTTCCTCTGAGGCTCCTAACTTGTACAG GTTGTGTATAGTATTTCTAACCTTTAGCTGTATCGGGTATGCCATGCCATTTATCCTATGTGCAACAATCTGTTGCTGCCTCCCCTGCATTATTTCAGTCATGGGCTTCAGAGAAGATCTGACTCAAAACAAAGGCGCCACACCAGAATCAATTAATGCTCTTCCGATCTATAAATTCaagataaagaaaaacaaaagtggCAACAAAGAGGCTGCTGAAGGTGGGGTTGTGGCTGCAGGAACAGAAAAGGAGCGTGTGATTTCAGGAGAAGATGCg